The Palleronia sp. THAF1 genome contains the following window.
GGTCCAGATCGGCCAGTTGGTGTCCCACAGATCCAGCTCGGGATCGAAGTCCGTCAGATCGATGTTCGCCTGCCAGTACGCATCCACCGTGCCAACGTCACGCCAGTAAGCCGGAGCGTCGGCGCGGTGACGCACGCAGGACTTTTCGAACTCATGCGCCTGAGCCCGACCGTTCTTCACGATGTAGGGGATAATGTCGCCGCCGAAATCGTGACTGCTGTTCGCCTCGTCGGCGTCATGCATCAGCAATTCGCGCAAGTAGGACCATTTGAAGACATAAATCCCCATGGAGGCAAGCGTGCGCGTGTCATCGCCTGGCATGCCCGGCGGCTCGGCGGGCTTTTCCAGGAACGATGTGATCTTTAGCGTGTCGTCGACCGCCATAACTCCGAAGGCCGAGGCCTCTTCGCGCGGCACGGTCAGGCATCCCACGGTCACGTCGGCATTCGTGTCCACGTGATCCCGCAGCATCAGCTCGTAATCCATCTTGTAGATGTGATCGCCGGCCAGGATCAGGATGTATTCGATCCCGTAGCTGTCGATAATATCGATGTTTTGCGTCACCGCGTCGGCGGTGCCCACATACCACTTGCCTTCGTCCACCCGCTGCGACGCGGGCAGGATATCCAGAAACTCGTTGCGCTCTGCCCGCAGGAAGGACCACCCGCGCTGGCAATGGCGGATCAGCGAATGCGCCTTGTATTGCGTCGCCATCGCCATCTTGCGAATGCCGGAGTTCAGCGCGTTCGACAGCGCGAAATCCACGATCCGCGTTTTGCCACCGAAGTAGACCGCCGGCTTCACGCGGTTGTTCGTCAATTGCTTCAGACGCGATCCGCGCCCGCCCGCCAGCACGAATGCCATCGTGCGCGAGGCCAGCCTCTTGTTACCCGGTTCCATCGTTCCTCCCTCGGGGCCATTCAGCCCTCTTTCACAAAGATCACAGTCGAAAGTGGCGGCAAGAAGATGTCTGCGCTGGCCGGCTGCCCGGTGCGCCCCTCCCCGGACGCCTCCACGCTGCCCATGTTGCCGCGCCCCTGTCCGCCGTAGATGTCTGCATCCGTGTTCAATGCCTCGCGCCATGTGCCCTTGGATGGCATGCCCAACGTATAGGGCCGCTCCACCGGCGTCATGTTGCAAGCGACGACCACCTCGGGGTCGTCCCCGCCCGACCGCCGGATCCACGCGTAGACGCTTGCATCCGCGTCATTCGCTTCGATCCACTGGAAGCCCGCCGGATCGCAGTCCAGCGCGTGGAGCGCAGGTTCGGCGCGGTAAAGCGTGTTCAGATCGCGCACCAATCGCTGCATCCCGCTGTGGCGACGATCTTCCAGCAGGTTCCACGGCAGCGAGCCGTTGTGGTTCCACTCGCTCGGCTGGGCGAACTCGCACCCCATGAACAGCAGCTTCTTGCCCGGATGGCCCCACATGAAACCGTAGTAGGCGCGCAGGTTGGCGAATTTCTCATCCTCGCGGCCCGGCATCTTGTTCAGCATGGAACCCTTACCGTGCACGACCTCATCGTGGCTGATCGGCAGGATGAAATTCTCGCTGAACGCATAGTGCAGCCCGAAGGTCATCAGGTGGTGGTCATGCTTGCGATACACCGGGTCCTTTTCCATGTACCGTAGCGTGTCGTTCATCCAGCCCATGTTCCACTTGAAGCCGAAGCCCAGCCCGCCACCGTCCACCGGCGCACTGACCTTAGGAAAGCTGGTGGACTCTTCGGCCACAGTCATGATGCCAGGAGAGTTGGCGTAGGCAGCGATGTTGACGCCCTTGAGGAACTCGATCGCCTCGTAATTCTCGCGTCCGCCGTCCTTGTTCGGGATCCACTCGCCATCCTTGCGGGAATAGTCGCGATACAGCATCGAGGCGACCGCATCCACGCGAAGACCGTCGATATGGTATTCCTCCAACCAATACAAAGCGTTGGAGGTCAGGAAGTTCTTCACCTCAATCCGGCCGTAGTTGTAGATCAGGGTGTTCCAATCTTGGTGGAACCCCTCTTTCGGGTCGGCGTGTTCGTACAGATGCGTGCCGTCGAACTTGCCAAGCCCGTGCGGGTCGGCGGGGAAGTGGCCCGGCACCCAGTCAAGCACCACGCCCAACCCCTTGCGGTGCGCGGCATCCACCAGATCGCGGAATTCATGCGGCGGGCCGGATCGGATCGTCGGCGCGAACAGCCCCACGGGTTGATAGCCCCAAGACCCGTCGAACGGAAACTCGCTGACGGGTAGCAGCTCGATGTGGGTGAAGCCCATGTCATGCGCGTAATCCACCAGCTCTTCGGCGGCTTCTTTATACGAAATCGCACGATTGCCTTCGTCCACGCGCCGCTTCCACGACGACAGATGCACCTCGTAGACGCTGATCGGCGCGGTGCGGGAATTGCGGCCCTCGCGCTCTTTCATCCAGTCGGCATCTTTCCAGCCATAGCCGCGAATGTCGCGCACGATGCTGGCATTCTGGGGCGCATGCTGGCTGCCAAAGCCGACCGGATCGGACTTCAGGGGCTGCAACGCACCGTCGTAGCCCAAGATTTCGTACTTGTAGGCCTCACCCTCGCCCACATGGGGAACGAAGATTTCCCAGACGCCCGTTCCGCCGCGCGGGCGCATTGCGTGGCGTCGCCCATCCCAGCCGTTGAACCCACCGACAACGCTGACACGCTGCGCGTTCGGTGCCCAGACGGCGAAATGGGTGCCGTGCTCGCCTTCGTGTTCGGTCACATGCGCGCCCAGAACGGTCCAGACCTTCTGATGTGTACCCTCACCCAGCAAGTACTCGTCCATCTCGCCGATGACAGGGCCGAACCGATAGGGATCCTCGTATTCCCACTCGCGATCGCCCGCCTGGCCCTTCAGGTGATACTTCCCCTCGGGCACGTCACCCGCGAAGACCGCAAGCCCACCGGCAACGCGTTCCAGTGGATGGTCCTTTCCCTTCACCACGGCGAAAAGCTTTTCCGCACCGGGATCAAGCGCGCGCACGGTCTCGCCGTGTCGGCCCAATACCTGAAACGGGTCGCCGTACCGCCCTTGGTGCAGGGCCTCGGCGGTCTTCGGATCAACGATGGAAGCGGGGTTTTGGATGTGGCCTGTCATGCGAACAAGGCTAACACGCCCCCGTCCGCTTTCAACGCGCCCCGCAAAAGAAAGGAGCGATCCCTTCGCGCAGGACCACTCCTTCATCGTTCCGCAAGTACCTCGGGGGAGCGCGCAGCGCGCGCGGGGGCAGCGCCCCTACCCGATGGAAAGGCTCTTCGCCCCCCAGATATCGGCCATATACCCCCGGATCGTCCGGTCAGAGCTGAACCAGCCAGACCGTGCTGTGTTAAGCACAGCCATGCGCGTCCAGTTGTCCGCATCCCGGTAGGCATCGTCCAGAACACGACTGGCGCGCCAGTAATCCGCGAAGTCCGATGTCACGCAGAAGTAATCCGCACCCGACAGGTTGTCGGTGATCGACTGGAATCGCTCCCCGAAGGTGCCGGCCTTGATGGCCTCAAGCGCGCGTCGCAAACGCGGATCGTCGGCAATGGCCTTCGACGCGTGATCCTCGATCTCGCGCCGCGACACCACTTCAGAGGCGGTCATCCCGAACAGGAAGAAATTATCCGCGCCCACAAGTTCGCGGATTTCCACGTTCGCCCCATCAAGGGTGCCAATGGTCAGCGCGCCGTTCAGGGCGAACTTCATGTTGCCCGTGCCCGACGCTTCCTTGCCCGCGGTCGAAATTTGCTGGCTGACCTCTGCCGCAGGGATCAGCTTTTCGGCCAGGGACACATTGTAGTTGGCCGGATAGGCCACCTTCAGCAGGTGCCCCGTGTCGGCGTCCGCATTCACAACCTCGGCCACCGCGTTGATCAGGTGGATGATCTCCTTGGCGAAGACGTAGCCCGGAGCAGCCTTGCCCCCGAACATCTTGACCTGCGGCACCCAATCACCCTGGGGCGCGTCCTTCATCTCTTGCCAAAGCGCGATGGTTTGCAGGATGTTCAGATGTTGGCGCTTGTATTCGTGGATGCGCTTGATCTGCACGTCGAACATCGCGTCCGGGTCCACCGAGACGCCACGCCCAGCCAGATACTGCGCCAAATCCACCTTGTTGGCCCGCTTTACCGCCGCATACTGCTCGCGGAAAGAGGCGTCATCGGCCATCGGCTCCAGATCGCGCAGCTTCTCCAGATCGCCGACCCAGCCGTCACCGATCGCCTCGGTGATCAGCGCCGACAGACGCGGATTGGCCGACAGCACCCAGCGGCGCGGCGTGATCCCGTTGGTCTCGTTCACGATGCGGTTCGGATGTAGCCGGTTCAGTTCTTCAAACACGGTCTCTTTCATAAGCCCCGTGTGCAGCGCTGAAACGCCGTTGACTTTATGCGCCATGGTGAACGCCAGCGGCCCCATGTTCACGTGCCCGTCAGAGATCAGCGTCGTCGCGCGATCGGGATGCCGCCCGGCGTGGCCCGCATCCATCGCCCGGATCAGCTGCATGTGGCGGGGCAACAGGTCGTCCATCAGATCGACGGACCAGCGCTCCAACGCTTCGGGCAGCAGGGTGTGGTTGGTGTAGCCCAGACAGCCGCGTGCGATCTCGACGGCGCTATCGAACGTCACACCCTTTTCGTCCACCAGCAGGCGCACCAGCTCCGGCCCGGCAATCGCCGGGTGCGTGTCGTTCAACTGGATCGCCACCTTCTGCGGCAGCAGCGTCAGATCGTTATACTCGCTCTCGAACCGGCGCAGGATGTCGCGCAATGACGCTGCGGTGAAGAAGAACTCCTGCTTCAACCGCAGGCGCTTGCCGTCGTCCGTCGTGTCGTCGGGATAGAGCACGCGCGAAATGGTCCGTGCTACGTTCTCCGGCATGGCCGCGCCGTAGTAGTCACCCGCGTTGAACGCCTCCAGATCGAAGACCTGCGGCGCGCGCGCGGACCACAGGCGTAGCGTATTGGCCCAAGCGCCCTGCCAGCCGATGATCGGCGTGTCGTAGGCCCGCGCGATCACGACCTCGGATGGCTGCCACACGGCCCGCCCGCCTAGGTCCTTCACCACGCCACCGAAGCCGATCTCATAGCTCGACTCGGGCCGCTCGAATTCCCAGGCATGGGGCTCGGTCAGCCAATCCTCGGGCGCCTCGATCTGGCGACCATCCTCGAAAGATTGTTTGAACAACCCATGCTCGTAGCGGATGCCGTAGCCATAGGCCGGACACCCGACAGAGGACATCGACTCCAGGAAACACGCGGCCAGACGACCCAGACCGCCATTGCCCAGCGCCGCGTCGGCCTCGTCTTCCAGCACCGCTGCGGCGTCGATATCGCGTTCCTCGAAGAACGCCGTTACATCGTCCATCAGACCAAGGTTCACCGTTGCGTCTTCCAACAGACGCCCAATCAGGAACTCCATCGACAGGTAGTACACCCGCTTGCCCTGCTTGGCGTAGGTCTCACGCGTGCTGGCAAACCACGGATCCACGATCCGGTCGCGGATCGCGAAGCTTAGCGCCATGCGCCAATCGGTCAGCGTGGCGTGTTCAGCGTCCTTGCCGAAGGCATACTTCAGGTGGATCAGGATCGCATCGGCCAAGCTGTCGCTGGGTGCGGTCACGGCGATATCTTTCATTGCAGGTCTCCTGCGCGGAACGCGGTTAGCGGTATCGAAAAACAATTGATGCGGCCTTAAGCCAAGCGCACAAACTTGCAAGACACCTGATGCGTCAATTCACATGAAGGTGCGTCGATGCCGCATTTTGCGGCACCAGTCGGTAGATCAGGCGGTATCGAGCCCCAGCCGGTCGCGAATGAACGCCAGCGCGACCTGCAGACCATCGGGCGCAATGCCATGCGCCGTCCCTTTGGAAATATGGGCGAAGACATCCACGCCAGCGGCCTGCAACGCCTCGGCGGCGGCAGGCAAGGATGCGGGCGGCACCACATCGTCCTGATCCCCGTGGATCAGCAGGACGGGCGGACGGACCTTGATCTCATCCTCCAGTACCTCGGGCCGCAACAAACGGCCCGAAAAGCCCACAAGCGCGGCCACCGACTCTGCCCGACGCAACGCCACATGCAGCGCCATCATCGTGCCCTGTGAAAAGCCCACCAGCACCAAGCGATCCGCCGCGATACCCTCTTCGGCCAGCACGCCGTCGAGCCATCCGTTCAGGTCATCAACCGCCCGGTCCATCGCGACTTCGGCCTCGCCCACGTCGGACCCGTCGAGCCACGGGATCGGGAACCACTGATAGCCCATCGGATTGACGGTCGATTGCTCCGGCGCGTCGGGGGCAAGAAATACCGTGTCGGGCAAATGCGGGGCCAGCGGGTCGGCCAATCCCAGAAGGTCCGCGCCGTCCGCGCCGTAGCCGTGCAAAAACACCACGACCGATCCTGTCTTGCCGGACGCCGACGCCCTGCGCTTGCTTGCCAATCCCCGTGCCATCGTCCGTCTCCTGTCAGGTCACTTACGCTCTAAGACGCCCGGCGCCCGGCGCGCAACATACCCGTTCTTTGTTTTCCCAAATACTCATCCACAGCCCGCCACGCGCGGCTCAAACGACCCCTTCGCGCGCCTTCGCCACCGCATACCACGCCCACAAGCCTCGGGCCGCGACACCGCGCCAAGGCCGCCACGTCTCTGCCATCTCGCGCAGCGCCTTCTCGGAAGGTCGCGTGTCCAGCCCATACAGCATCCGCGCCGCCTCTTGCAGCGCCAGATCGCCCGCCGGGAACACGTCGGCCCGGCCAAGACTGAACAAAGCGTAGATCTCTGCCGTCCACCGTCCGATCCCAGGCACCGCGACAAGCGTATCCACCACATGGTCAGAGGGCGCATCCTGCAGCGCGTCGAAGTCGATCCCGGCCTCTGCCAGCGCCCGCACATACCGCGCCTTCGGTCGCGACAGTCCGACTGATCGCAGCTCATCTTCCGTCGCCGCCAACACCGCATCCGGCGCATGATACCCAGCCGCCTCGACCCGCGCACCGATGGCCTTTGCCGAGGCCACGCTGACCTGCTGGCTCACAATCGCCTGCACCAACGCCGGAAAACCACCGTTCCGCAGGCGATCCGGCCAAGGCCCGGTGTCCACCCGCGCCCGCGCCATTGCCGGATCACGCGCGCCAAGCCACACCGCGCCCTCTTCGATGCAGGCCGGACCACGCAATATCCGCTCCGGCCCGCTCACATCCGCCGCCTTGCCCAGGCAACGGCGCCCGCCACCGTGTCGAACCGTGTCGCTTCGGGTTGTTGCGGACGGCGGATCATCGCGACCTCGACGCCCAGTTCTCGCGCAGCATCCAGCTTTGCGCGGCTGGAGGCACCGCCCGCATTGCGCACCACCAGCCAATCCAGCCCGACGCCCGTGAACCGCGCGACCTCGCTCTCGACCGACAGAGGAGGCGTCTCCACCAGCCAATGCCCGTCCGCGAAGGGTGTCGGCACGGCGGGCGCCTTGTCGAGTTGGCGGACGAACACCCGCCGGCCTTCCATCGCGCCGAAATCGCTCAATCGCTCCCTGCCCGTGGCGATCAAAACGGTCGCGCCCTCGGGGATCATCGCCGCCGCCGCCGCCTCATCCTGTGCGAAATGCCACGTGTCGCCTTCAACGGGCCGCCATGCCGGGCGCAGAAGCTGCGCGTAATCCACGCCGACCTCTGCACAGACCCGCGCAGACCGATGAGAGATGCCGGCCGCGAAGGGATGGGTCGCGTCGATCACCATGGCGATCCGTTCGCGCCGCAGATAGGCCGCGAAACCCTCGTCGCCGCCGAATCCCCCGATCCGCGTCACAGTGCCATAAGGCTGCGGCGCGCGTTCAGGAGCCGCGACCGACACGACGACCGACAGCCCCCGCAAAGACGAAAGCGCCGTTACCACGTGCCGCGCCTCGCGCGTGCCCGCCAATAAAAGTAGTCGCGTCATGCCCGTCCGTTTCAATGTTTCAGATCAGAGAGCTTATTCGCGTGCAGCCGGTCGCGGTGCCGGTGCCGCACGATCTATCAGCATCATCGCGCTCAAGGTCAACGCCACCCGTTTGGACTTCCCATTCACTCCGGGCGGTTCTACGGCTTTCACCATGGATCAGACGCCCTCCCACACCCGGCAGAATGTCGCGGTTCTCGTTGCCGCCCAAGCCCTTTTGGGAGCGCAGATGCCGATGTTGTTCGTGGTCGCGGGCCTTGTGGGTCAGACCCTTAGCCCCATCGCTTGTCTCGCCACACTGCCGATCTCGCTGATCGTTCTGGGCTCAATGCTTTCGGCGCAACCGTTATCGGGCCTCATGCAGCGCTTCGGACGGCGTGCTGGGTTCTGGACGGGTGCTGCAGCAGGCGCGACGGGGGCGGCAATCTCGGCCTACGGGCTCTGGCTGGGCAGCTTCTGGGTCTTCATCTCAGGCGCGCTTCTGTCCGGCACATTCATGTCCAGCCTCGGCTTCTACCGCTTCGCCGCCGCCGATACGGCGACCGAGTCGTTCCGGCCCAAGGCAATTTCCTACGTGCTGGCGGGCGGACTGGTGTCGGCCATCGTCGGCCCGCAATTGGTCAAGCTGACGGCGGACGCCTTCGTCTTCCCCTTCCTCGGCACCTACCTCGCGATCATTGGCGTGAACGCCGTCGGCGCGCTTCTCTTCCTTGCCCTGCGCATCCCCGCCCCGCCCATCCCAGCCCATGACGCGCCTAAGGGCCGCAGCCGGATAGAGCTTTTAAAGACACCGCGCATCGGCGTCGCCATCATCGTTGCCATGGTATCCTACGCGCTGATGAACCTTGTGATGACCTCGACCCCGCTGGCCGTCGTCGGCTGTGGCTTCACCGCAAACCGCGCCGCGGATGTTGTTTCGGCCCACGTCTTGGCAATGTACGCGCCGTCCTTCTTCACCGGCCACCTGATCGCGCGCTTCGGCGTGACACGGATCATGGGCCTCGGCCTCGTCCTTCTGGCCAGCGCCGGTTTGGTCGCGCTGTCGGGGGTTGAGATCACCAACTTCTTCGGCGCTCTCATCCTGCTGGGCCTAGGCTGGAACTTCGGCTTTATCGGGGCGACCTCGATGCTTGCAGGCGCACACCGCCCCGAAGAGCGTGGCCGCGTTCAAGGTCTGAACGATTTTCTCGTCTTCGGCTGCGTCACCTTGGGATCTCTGGCCTCTGGTGGCTTGATGAACTGCGCGGGCGGCACGGCGGAACAGGGCTGGACGGCGGTGAACATCGCGATGGTGCCGTTCCTTGTGCTGGCGGGCGGCGCGCTGATCTGGCTGCGCATGACCCGTCCGCGCACGGCCTGACCGCGCTTCACTGTTCCGTAAATACCTGCCCCGCAGGGCCGCTCAGCGTCCCAGCGACGTCATCCGCATCAGCCGCAGCCGCCGCATACCGTCCGGCCGCGCCAGTGTGCCAGCCTCAACGCGCTCCGGTTCGGCCACTGCGCGTTTCAGCACTGGCCCCGCCTCCCACGCTGCCAGTGCCGCAGGCCGCGCGGCTCGACCGACAGGCCTCAGCGCGTCCAGCCCCGTCTGAGCCAGCCGCTTGATCGCATCATCTGACGCGTCCGGCAAAGGTTCCAGCCCTGCCGCATGGAACGCAGGGACGGCCACCAGCCACGCCGCAATGCCACCCGCCAAACCAACGCCGCGCACGGCGTCTTCATCCGTTGCACCGAGCGTCCGCGCAGCGGCCCACATCAGCCCGCCTGCCCCCGCCGCCAGATGGCCGAGCAATTGCGCTTCCGACACGAACGGTTCGCGCGCAATCTCCCAGCGGCGGGTATCGATCACCGGCTCCAGCAAACGCGCACCCTCTGCATCCAGAACCTGCGCCAAGGGTTCGACCACCTCGTGCCGTCGTGGAGCTTGGCCTGCTGCGATCTCGGCCAGCGCATCGCGCCACCATTGCAGCCGAATCTCGGCGATCATCGGCTCCGCTGTCACCCAGGGCGCGCGGCTGATCTCGACGTTCATCGCGTAGATCGGAAACAGCACCGCGCGCGCCGCCGGAGGGGCCGCCATCGCGGCAAGGAACCGGTCCGCATCGCCCGACTTCACGATCTCGGCGCAGGCGTTCAGGGTCATGATCGGGGTCCGAAGGGAAACATGCGCATGCCATACACCTTGCCGACACGCGTTTTCGGGCGATAGGACGCCTCATGCATCGCGAATCAACTTCCAGCGGATCGCGTCGCACAGCGCCTCAAAACTCGCATCCACGATGTTCGCGCTAACCCCAACGGTGGACCAGCGCCGTCCCTGTCCGTCCTCGCTGTCGATGATGACGCGAGTCACGGCCTCGGTCCCGCCTTGGGTAATTCTGACTTTGAAATCAACGAGGTGCATGTCGTCGATGGCCGACTGATACGGCCCCAGATCCTTTGCCAGCGCCTTGGCCAGCGCGTTCACCGGCCCCCGATCGCTGCCCGTCTCATCCATGGATTCGCTGACCGACTGGCGCTTCTCGTCGCCGATCTTCACCACGACAACGGCTTCGGACAGGCTGACCATCCGGTCATACTTGTTCTTCCGCCTCTCTACCGTCACCCGGTAGCGCTTTACCTCGAAGAATTCCGGCAGTTGCCCAAGGTGACGCCGCGCGACCAACTCGAAGCTGGCCTGCGCGGTGTCATAGGCATATCCCAGATCCTCGCGCTCCTTGATCTCGGTCAGGATATCGCCCAGCCGAGCGTCACCCTTTTCGACCGTCAAACCCATATCCAGAAGGCGTGCACGCAGGTTCGACTGGCCCGCCTGATTGGACATCGGAATGATCCGCGCGTTGCCGACCGACGCGGGATCAATATGCTCATAGGTCGTCGGATCCTTGGCGATAGCGCTGGCATGCAGACCCGCCTTGTGCGCGAAGGCAGACGCGCCGACGTAGGCCGCGTTGTTGCGCGGCACACGGTTCAGGATGTCGTCCAGCTTGCGGGACACGCGGGTAAGGGACCGTAAACCTTCGTCTGTTACACCCGTTTCAAACTTGTCCGCGAAAGGAGGCTTCATCAGCAGCGTCGGGATCAGCGACACCAGGTTGGCGTTGCCGCACCGCTCGCCCAGGCCGTTCAGCGTGCCCTGTATCTGCCGCGCGCCGGCTTCCACCGCCGCAAGGGTGCCGGCGATGGCAAGGCCCGCGTCGTCATGGGTGTGAATACCTAATTGGTCGCCTGGAATGCCGGCCGCGATGACATCCGACACGACCTGCGCGATCCGCCCCGGCAGCGTGCCGCCGTTGGTATCGCACAGCACGATCCAGCGGGCCCCGGCGTCGAAGGCAGCGCGCAGGCACTCCACCGCGTAGGCCGGATCGGCGGCGTAACCGTCGAAGAAGTGCTCGGCATCGAACAGCGCCTCGCGCCCCTGCGCGACCGCGTGGGCAACGCTGGCACGGATGTTTTCGACATTCTCGTCCAGCGCGATACCCAGCGCTTGGGTCACGTGGTAGTCGTGCGTTTTCCCAACAAGGCAAACGGCAGGCGTATTCGCGTTCAAAACCTGCGCCAGAACGTCGTCATTCGCCGCCGAACGGCCCGCGCGCTTGGTCATGCCAAAGGCCGTCATCGTGGCGCGAGTGGGAGCCACGGTGTCGAAGAAGCCGCTGTCGGTCGGATTCGCGCCGGGCCAGCCGCCTTCGATGTAATCGACGCCCAGCGTGTCGAGCATCGCCGCAATGGCCTGCTTTTCCGCGACCGAGAACTGCACGCCCTGCGTTTGCTGCCCGTCGCGCAGGGTGGTGTCGTACAGATAGAGGCGGTCTTTCATCAGCCGACCTCCGCGCTGGAAGCCGCACCGATCCAGTGCGCACAGCCCGAGCATGGCCGAGCGATGGCAGCCGGGCCAGTCAAGTCGTCGGACAAATGCATCAAAGCTTACCCAACTTCGCCGGATCGAACCCCGCCGCAGGGGTCAGCGCCACGCCGTCCTTCGACATCCGAACCTCGACACCGGCGTCCGTCAACGCTGCCTTCAGCGCATCGAGTGCCGCGAAATCCTTGGTCGCCATCGCGTCCGCACGCAGATCAGACAGTCGCGCCTCCAGCGCAGATAGATCGACCGCGGCGGCCCAGTCGCCCTTCCCCAGCAAACCAAGCAAACGGGCCGAGACCGCCAGAACGCCCGGCGCGACCTCACCCGCTTCCACACCGCCCGCAATCGAGTGTAGACGTGTCAGGGCGCCTGCGGTGTTCAGATCGTCGGACAATGCGTCCACGACGCCCGGATCGACCTCTGCCTCTGGCATTCCGGCGACCAGCCCATGCCAGCGGCGCAAAGCGACTTCCGCCGCCCGAATCTTTTCGTCCGTCCAGTCCATCGGCTTGCGATAATGCGTACCCAGCAGGACCATTCGCATGACCTCTCCCGGCACCCCCTGATCCAGCTTGTCACGAACGGTGAAGAAATTACCGAGCGACTTCGACATCTTACGACCGTCGACCTGCAGCATCTCGTTGTGCAGCCAGACATCGGCCATGGGCTGGCCGTGGGCGCAGACGGATTGCGCGATCTCGTTCTCGTGGTGCGGGAACATCAGATCGCCACCGCCCCCGTGAATGTCGAAGCGTTCACCCAGCAGCTCGGCTGCCATGGCTGAGCATTCGATATGCCAGCCCGGACGGCCCCGCCCCCACGGACTGTCCCACCCCGGCTGACCCTCTTCCGAGGGCTTCCACAGCACGAAATCCATGGGATCACGCTTGTAGGGCGCGACTTCGACGCGTGCGCCCGCGATCATGTCATCGACCGTGCGGCCCGACAGCGCGCCATAGTCGGTGTAGCTACCGACCGCGAACAGCACATGCCCCTCGGCCGCGTAGGCATGGCCTTTCGCGACCAACCCTTCGATCATGGCAACCATCTGCGGAATATGCTGCGTGGCGCGGGGGTTGTGATCAGGCGTCAGGCAGCCCAGCGCCGTCATATCGTCGAAATACCAACCGGTCGTCTCGGCGGTGATCTCGGCGATGGACCGACCACTTTCTGCAGCGCGCGCGTTAATCTTGTCATCCACATCGGTGATGTTGCGCACGTAGATTACAGCTTCGGGTCCGTAGGTGTGGCGCAGAAGCCGATATAATGTGTCGAACACCACGGCGGCGCGCGCGTTTCCCATGTGGGCGCGGTCGTAGACCGTGGGGCCACAGACATACATGCGCACATCCCCCGCGTCCTGCGGGGTAAAGGCGTCCTTACGACGGGTCAGGCTGTTGGTCAGGCGGATCATGGGAACAGCGTGTCGCAAGAGCC
Protein-coding sequences here:
- the glgB gene encoding 1,4-alpha-glucan branching protein GlgB, encoding MTGHIQNPASIVDPKTAEALHQGRYGDPFQVLGRHGETVRALDPGAEKLFAVVKGKDHPLERVAGGLAVFAGDVPEGKYHLKGQAGDREWEYEDPYRFGPVIGEMDEYLLGEGTHQKVWTVLGAHVTEHEGEHGTHFAVWAPNAQRVSVVGGFNGWDGRRHAMRPRGGTGVWEIFVPHVGEGEAYKYEILGYDGALQPLKSDPVGFGSQHAPQNASIVRDIRGYGWKDADWMKEREGRNSRTAPISVYEVHLSSWKRRVDEGNRAISYKEAAEELVDYAHDMGFTHIELLPVSEFPFDGSWGYQPVGLFAPTIRSGPPHEFRDLVDAAHRKGLGVVLDWVPGHFPADPHGLGKFDGTHLYEHADPKEGFHQDWNTLIYNYGRIEVKNFLTSNALYWLEEYHIDGLRVDAVASMLYRDYSRKDGEWIPNKDGGRENYEAIEFLKGVNIAAYANSPGIMTVAEESTSFPKVSAPVDGGGLGFGFKWNMGWMNDTLRYMEKDPVYRKHDHHLMTFGLHYAFSENFILPISHDEVVHGKGSMLNKMPGREDEKFANLRAYYGFMWGHPGKKLLFMGCEFAQPSEWNHNGSLPWNLLEDRRHSGMQRLVRDLNTLYRAEPALHALDCDPAGFQWIEANDADASVYAWIRRSGGDDPEVVVACNMTPVERPYTLGMPSKGTWREALNTDADIYGGQGRGNMGSVEASGEGRTGQPASADIFLPPLSTVIFVKEG
- a CDS encoding glycogen/starch/alpha-glucan phosphorylase, coding for MKDIAVTAPSDSLADAILIHLKYAFGKDAEHATLTDWRMALSFAIRDRIVDPWFASTRETYAKQGKRVYYLSMEFLIGRLLEDATVNLGLMDDVTAFFEERDIDAAAVLEDEADAALGNGGLGRLAACFLESMSSVGCPAYGYGIRYEHGLFKQSFEDGRQIEAPEDWLTEPHAWEFERPESSYEIGFGGVVKDLGGRAVWQPSEVVIARAYDTPIIGWQGAWANTLRLWSARAPQVFDLEAFNAGDYYGAAMPENVARTISRVLYPDDTTDDGKRLRLKQEFFFTAASLRDILRRFESEYNDLTLLPQKVAIQLNDTHPAIAGPELVRLLVDEKGVTFDSAVEIARGCLGYTNHTLLPEALERWSVDLMDDLLPRHMQLIRAMDAGHAGRHPDRATTLISDGHVNMGPLAFTMAHKVNGVSALHTGLMKETVFEELNRLHPNRIVNETNGITPRRWVLSANPRLSALITEAIGDGWVGDLEKLRDLEPMADDASFREQYAAVKRANKVDLAQYLAGRGVSVDPDAMFDVQIKRIHEYKRQHLNILQTIALWQEMKDAPQGDWVPQVKMFGGKAAPGYVFAKEIIHLINAVAEVVNADADTGHLLKVAYPANYNVSLAEKLIPAAEVSQQISTAGKEASGTGNMKFALNGALTIGTLDGANVEIRELVGADNFFLFGMTASEVVSRREIEDHASKAIADDPRLRRALEAIKAGTFGERFQSITDNLSGADYFCVTSDFADYWRASRVLDDAYRDADNWTRMAVLNTARSGWFSSDRTIRGYMADIWGAKSLSIG
- a CDS encoding DNA-3-methyladenine glycosylase family protein, which translates into the protein MSGPERILRGPACIEEGAVWLGARDPAMARARVDTGPWPDRLRNGGFPALVQAIVSQQVSVASAKAIGARVEAAGYHAPDAVLAATEDELRSVGLSRPKARYVRALAEAGIDFDALQDAPSDHVVDTLVAVPGIGRWTAEIYALFSLGRADVFPAGDLALQEAARMLYGLDTRPSEKALREMAETWRPWRGVAARGLWAWYAVAKAREGVV
- the glgC gene encoding glucose-1-phosphate adenylyltransferase, translated to MAFVLAGGRGSRLKQLTNNRVKPAVYFGGKTRIVDFALSNALNSGIRKMAMATQYKAHSLIRHCQRGWSFLRAERNEFLDILPASQRVDEGKWYVGTADAVTQNIDIIDSYGIEYILILAGDHIYKMDYELMLRDHVDTNADVTVGCLTVPREEASAFGVMAVDDTLKITSFLEKPAEPPGMPGDDTRTLASMGIYVFKWSYLRELLMHDADEANSSHDFGGDIIPYIVKNGRAQAHEFEKSCVRHRADAPAYWRDVGTVDAYWQANIDLTDFDPELDLWDTNWPIWTYSEITPPAKFIHDEDDRRGLAVSSMVAGGCIVSGTEIRNSLLFTQVNTNSFASLEESVILPHVNVARHARLRKCVVDRGVHIPEGLIVGEDAEADAKFFEVSKGGVTLITQDMIDGWSAAQ
- a CDS encoding alpha/beta hydrolase is translated as MARGLASKRRASASGKTGSVVVFLHGYGADGADLLGLADPLAPHLPDTVFLAPDAPEQSTVNPMGYQWFPIPWLDGSDVGEAEVAMDRAVDDLNGWLDGVLAEEGIAADRLVLVGFSQGTMMALHVALRRAESVAALVGFSGRLLRPEVLEDEIKVRPPVLLIHGDQDDVVPPASLPAAAEALQAAGVDVFAHISKGTAHGIAPDGLQVALAFIRDRLGLDTA